TTCTCTTTTACAGTTAAGAGTATACACAGTTTACAGTAGGACTGCACAGTCATATTATATGGCAGGAAACCTTACGGGCACCCTCTGCTGAATCCTATGGGGTACTACTTCAAGTGGTCTATGAGACTGCAGCATTCATTTTTAACAGGTTGTTGCAgctcaaacacaacatttataccccacattcaaaaaaatctgaataaaaatTAAGAGACCTACCTCAGAAATGACTGGCAACTGCGGAGCCGCCTTTTGACCTACAGTAGCTGCAATCTGATTTGGGCCTGGACCCACAACAGAGCAGGCACTTTGACTCTGAGTGGATCCCAGGAACCGAGGGGCCAATCCGGGACAGTGTCGAGGAGCTTCACTGGAAGCCAAGCTTTGCTCCTGCTGAACCAACTGGAGCTTTTGGAGGAGTTCATGAGGAGACACCACACCAGGCATCTGGCAAGACAGAcctgacaaaagaaaataaaggacTCTATAAATGTAGTTATTCTAAAAGCTTACACACATAAAATGGGCATCTTATGGCTTACATAGAGTAATGAAGACACCAATGTCATGTGCAAATGCCTGTAAAGCAttacataataaatgaaaactgtGTGGAAAATGACACCGGACAATTTCCATCATCCACAACGCAGATGCGTCAGTCATGTATTTTAATCAATGAAAACAGCTGAGTGCCAAAATAAATGTGCCGTTAACCATCACCACGTGACCCATGTCCCCAGCAATTGAttagaaacacaaaaataaaggcAACAGGATCTGTGAAGAGATTCACCCTCATTTCTGTGACACTAATTAGACACTACAAAGTGAGTGTTTCCTTAAAAGGAAATTGATATACTTTGTGAATATTGAATGATTTGATTATTTCTCACCTGAAATGGCAACAAACCTGAAAAAGTAGTAAAAATGTAGGTATGCAATGTTTTTTACGTATTTTTTCTTATCTTATATTTACCAATAGTATTTTCCTATTTATGGAATACATAACTGACAAGGTAGCAAAGAGGTGTTAATGGTACacatgctgtttgtttgtggtaTATTGATAAATGCAGTTGCTGCTCACCTGCTTTCTGTAGAGCTGATAATGACATAATGTTGTGCCCAGCGTCTGTTTGAGGCTTAGAAAGGCTGAAAAACAGCTGCTGGTTTTGTTGGACTTGAAGGTGGGAACATGACCCAGAATCCACCATTAAGGGCTTTGAGGTGAGGTGGGGGTGCTGCTGCAGAGGATGGGGAGGCGGGATGGAGCAAAAAGAGGGAGCAGCAGGGGAGAAGGAGGACGAGGAAGGAGGGGGAGGCAGCTGAGCTTGGAAAAGTTTTTTGATTGGGTCGTGTTGTTgaagctgttgctgttgctgttgatggtgatgatgatgatggtgatgagggTGATGATCCATTGGCACCCCGTTGTCACACAGCCTGTTCTCAGGGGACTCGGACAGGGTCTGAAGGACACCTCTCTGTCCCTGCATGAGCTTCTGGATGGCTGGACAGTGCTGCAGCAGCtcttgctgttgctgctgctgctgctgctgctgataatgatgatgatgatcatccTCCCCAGTTACTGCCCTGCTCCCTCCATCTAATCTGTGAACACTTCTGCCAGAGTTTATCAGGGTGTCATCATAGGTCAGCGTGCGGGCTACTGGTGGGCGAGAGCCTTTCCCTGCTGCTGACCCGGGTTCtcctgtggctgtggctgtttTGGATGAGTGGTGATGTTGATGCTGAGAACCAAACAAAGTggccagagagagagatttgggTTCAGCACCTTCACTGTCCTGTGGCAGACAAAAcaaggatttttgtttttaacaaggGCTTTCTTCTTGTACATGACACATTAAATGGGAAAATAAGACATCAAGAGTCGATTAACAAATTGGTAAACTACATGTGGATAGGAACTGGGAGTTTCACCTGAGTGTTTGGTTTAACAGGTATTGGTTTGATCAGGTTAGGGTTTCCATGTAGAACACTGCTGCCACCAATCTCCTTTGGCTCTGGAGTACACTTTACCTGAAAgaaattaaattgttttaaatacCTTAAATCATGTTCTGTCTTGGTGGCTtacaaattgtatttgtattattgtattatttgtatcaATAACACATCTTGTTGAAAGGTGCAAGAAAACTGGCCTTGCTTACCTTGTCATACTCTGTTCGCGCTTTAGTCAGCATCTGGATGATGTCGACTGCCTTcccttcacttcctcctccgCCGCCCCCTCcaccactcccactcccacctcctcctcctcctcctcctcctcctcctcctccaacatctcctcctcttcctccaacaacttgtcctcttcctcttcccccTCCTCCAACAACTCTTCTTCCTTCTACTCCTGCTGGTAACAGCCAGCCGCCCTGAGAATGAGCCAGGACCTGCTCCTGATGGGTTAGACTACAAAAAGGagtatataaacataaatggCCAATGCCCAAGGTATCTTCAAACATTTATGATAAATGCAGTTAAATGCAGTCAATTAAATCACAGTGCAGAATAAGGCCAAGCTCAATTATATATAATTCACCTTACCATACATGTGCTAGCTGCATGAAACCTTGAAATGTCGGCTCCGGAAACACAGAGCCATTAATGCAGTCTGCCGTGAAGTGTTGTATATATAAGCTTATGGTTATACACAAGGACTTACATCTTCATTCTCTGGGCAATTCGTTGACAGTCCGACTTATCATAGAACCAAATCCCATGGATAACCACTGgtaagggagaaagagagggacagATTTAGGttaagaggaaaagagaaattTAACTTCcgaacatttaaaatatacagcatTTCATGGTTTGTTGTCATGGCTTTGGAAATCAAGTTGCTGGGGAAACGtggaaactgcatgtgtgtaccAGCTTCCAAAAACAGTAGCAAAATATTGCCTACTGACCTGCCAGTCCTGtaaaatcaaatgaatgcaCAGACATGCTATAGCACAATTAGACTATTATACCATCAGTGCAGGTTTGATAGACATGTTAATGGTTTATTATAAGCTCTGCTGCGTCTAAACCTTGAGCTTGAAATGAGTCTGTTCTAGTCAGGCCGGTGGTAACAGAAGCAGCAGGGCCATTATACAATGAAACATGAGGCCCATGTGTCtcttaaaatacataaacatggtCAACAAGAGAGGAAGGTCACAACGCCTACACACAGCTGCAAATAGGTCTCGTAGGTTTGTATTACATGACACTACTGTGTGACTCATTTGGGTACTTTCATTAGTATTtccttttaaataatattaaagcaTCATAAATTCTAGTGACCATGAGGTACATGAATAACCAAAACAGTCGTTTATCTAGATTCCCCCCATGACTCCACAATTATTTGCTTTCAATTCTTGAAAAGGTACATATTGTGAAATTAGTGTGATACAGAGTaattgacatttttgattgcGGGATCTATGCATCATTGCTCCATAAAGGTTTTATGTCTATTAAAACAGCCAATACTGAACTGTAGATGGTCTTAAAAAATACATTGCAAATCAAAATACCAAGCAAAATctatatatatgaaaaacaaaactgccaCACCATATGTGCCTTGAAAATGCAGTCGAAAACTAGCAGAAGTATCTTTCcagaatccagaaaatatggaATACCGCTTGAGCATGGAATTCGGATTGGAATTATGTGACTGAAGGTTGGTGAGTTTAACTCACACAACATGTGTATGGCATGCAGCACTGGCCTGAGAGAAACTTCAAGCAAAATCACGTTTCAGTCACCCTTAACCATCACGGCAAGGCATCGTGTAACACCTCAACACACTTCCTGAAATGGACTCATGGAAAGATAAGGCTAAAAGcaaaaaggacagaggagaagtgTTTAAGATATGATAAAGTAGAAGGAAATAGAAACACGTACTGTAGGATCAAGAGTCAGACAGAAATGAGATGATGAAAGGGAGAATGAAAAGCAACAACAGGAGGGAGGTCTTCTACGCTTTGTACTTGGTAACAGTTTTACCACCACAATCCTATCAAAGACACACGCATtcccacagagacagacagatgaagtTGGACAAGCCACTGAGGTCAGTTTAGTTTTCCTAAACtgtgcaaagacacacacacacatatgcacaggGTTCAGCTGAGCCTGGGAAAATAGTCCAGAACCAAATAAGTCACTGCAACGGGAGACTGCGTAGTGGAGCCAAAGCCACTTAGTGCTCACTGGGGATGAGACTgtttgacagagacagagggaaacaCAGTCAAAGTCAGAGAGACGGAaaatggaggaaagaaaagagtgaGTCGGATATAAAATAGGAGTGACGTGTTTTAGAGCAGAGATTATCAACCAGTccatcaaaagaaaaacagctagTTTTCAAAGCAATTTAGCTGTCAGGAAAAAACgtcagtgaattaaaaatattatgAAAAGACACATGGCTAGACAGGAACCAGTGATTTTTAGACAGTCAATTTGAGACTTGTACTATCAGGCATATCCAAGGGAGATAGGAAAGTGTGTTTTATAAAAGGGATTTTCAATCTTTCATGATCTCAACATCttcaacaagacaaaaaaaagttgaagGGGGTGGGGGTACAGTGAGAAGTtgagagtgggaggaggaggaggaatgaaaCCAGTAGCACCATGAAAGACTTGGCTATGGACACAAGAATAAACTCTCACAGTGAATGTTAAAAGAACAGGAAAAGTCAAAGGGGgactggacagactgacagagagaggaagaaagagggagCAACATCTGCACTGTATGGGTGAAGGACAGATCCTGGCTTGGAACTATCTCCACTGCAACATCACAAGGGCAAACAACTTCAGCGGGACCATGGCCAAAGCCTGAGATCACTGCTTGGATGAGTCACCAACTGAGAAATGTCAATTCACAATATAACGTTATCTATTCTTCACGGTGTGAGTGATGAGTTCTGTTCACTCCATTGAAGACCATAAATGATCCAGGACCTCAGCTGTGTGGTTCTTTGAAATCAGCCGTGAGTACGACGAAGCAGCAACTCTGTGAGCTCtggcacacgtgtgtgttctGCCGTAGACCTCCACTAACTCTCTGATGAGACACCAGAGtgagatattttttattttttagttttagatTTCATTTGAGATTTTCTCTATGCCTGGGGAAGTGGCACTCAAATCTGCTATTGTTCTTACGACTCTGTTAGGACTTTCCTTTTGAAGGAAGACATTTATAATCCTATctggttgttgtgtttttgtttgacttgCACAAGGACATAGCAGTTTAAATGTGCTTTGACAATACATAAGTGAGTTTGACTATAACCCAAAACTGCGCGGCTGGTACAAGGACACTTTTTATGCCATTTCTTACCTTTTAATATACTTAGCACTCCAGTCACATTTGTAAGCTGCACTACAGTTCAAGATGGATTAGGTGTGCTTTCGCTGCAGTGTGTGATCATTTTTGTAGAGTGCTCGCAGCATCAGTAATAATGAACAGTGCCGTTTGTCTGTATTTAGTTTCCTGGGGGTTTGACAGGGATGCGTGCTACCAAAGTTATGCACATCCATGCCTTGAATGATTGTTTTATGATAAGAAGAACCCCTTCCTTTGCATGTAGTAATGGCATTCGAACCATTGAAG
This Solea solea chromosome 3, fSolSol10.1, whole genome shotgun sequence DNA region includes the following protein-coding sequences:
- the dcp1b gene encoding mRNA-decapping enzyme 1B; this encodes MTATSAGSCLTAKGLDISLAALKRQDPYINTIVDVASQVALYTYNNRSNEWEKTEVEGTLFIYTRLASPRHGFTIMNRLRMENLTEPITKDLDFQLQDPFLLYRNARLVIHGIWFYDKSDCQRIAQRMKILTHQEQVLAHSQGGWLLPGGGGGGGGSGSGGGGGGGGSEGKAVDIIQMLTKARTEYDKVKCTPEPKEIGGSSVLHGNPNLIKPIPVKPNTQDSEGAEPKSLSLATLFGSQHQHHHSSKTATATGEPGSAAGKGSRPPVARTLTYDDTLINSGRSVHRLDGGSRAVTGEDDHHHHYQQQQQQQQQQELLQHCPAIQKLMQGQRGVLQTLSESPENRLCDNGVPMDHHPHHHHHHHHQQQQQQLQQHDPIKKLFQAQLPPPPSSSSFSPAAPSFCSIPPPHPLQQHPHLTSKPLMVDSGSCSHLQVQQNQQLFFSLSKPQTDAGHNIMSLSALQKAGLSCQMPGVVSPHELLQKLQLVQQEQSLASSEAPRHCPGLAPRFLGSTQSQSACSVVGPGPNQIAATVGQKAAPQLPVISETISPHRIPATVAPNLLLSPSVFSQAKSGSGSSAVAQENCHEVPVLSRSQLQATLLHLIQTDGSFLDTIHKTYISRCANNSSTKYQ